In Pseudomonas fluorescens, a genomic segment contains:
- a CDS encoding response regulator has protein sequence MNALTRSTEPGVVLIVDDTPDNLAMLSDALDDAGYMVLVALDGLSALNRVQRRRPDLILLDAMMPGLDGFETCRRLKAMPASADIPVVFMTGLTDSKHVVQGFEVGGSDYVTKPIQTDEVLARVAAHLRTSRILMSARAATQPSALTLEDEPAHRLLSARFQLTEREVEVLRWVACGKTNRDIGDILGLSPRTVNKHLEHVYVKLGVETRTAATSVALAAI, from the coding sequence ATGAATGCTCTCACCCGCAGCACTGAACCTGGCGTGGTGCTGATCGTCGACGACACGCCGGACAACCTGGCGATGCTCTCCGACGCCCTCGACGACGCCGGCTACATGGTGCTGGTGGCTCTCGATGGCCTCAGCGCGCTGAACCGCGTGCAACGCCGGCGCCCCGACCTGATCCTGCTGGACGCGATGATGCCGGGCCTGGACGGTTTCGAAACCTGCCGCCGGCTCAAGGCAATGCCGGCCAGCGCGGATATCCCGGTGGTGTTCATGACCGGGCTGACCGACAGCAAGCATGTTGTGCAAGGCTTCGAGGTCGGTGGCAGCGACTACGTGACCAAGCCGATCCAGACCGACGAAGTACTGGCGCGGGTGGCGGCGCACTTGCGCACCTCACGCATCCTGATGTCTGCACGGGCGGCGACGCAACCGAGTGCGTTGACCCTGGAGGATGAGCCGGCGCACCGGCTGTTGTCCGCCAGGTTCCAACTGACCGAGCGTGAGGTGGAGGTGTTGCGCTGGGTCGCGTGCGGCAAGACCAACCGGGATATCGGCGATATCCTGGGGTTGAGCCCGCGCACGGTGAACAAGCACCTGGAGCATGTGTATGTGAAGTTGGGAGTGGAGACCCGCACCGCCGCGACGTCAGTGGCGTTAGCGGCAATCTGA
- a CDS encoding MATE family efflux transporter: MEVTQQRPLWQIYLIFLAPMVLSNFLQSFSGTLNGIYVGQMLGTQALAAVSGMFPIVFFFIALVIGLGAGASVLIGQAWGAQETGMVKAITGATLTLGALVGLIAAVLGSLFARPALQALGTPIDVLDDAVGYAQMMMLIMPLLLVFILYTQLLRGVSDTVSPLLALMVSTLVGLLLTPALIRGWVGLPPMGIQSAVYAGLAGNASAMLFLILRLRHKNHVMAPDRELLAALRLDRVILGKVLRIGLPTGLQMVVLSLSELVILALVNSHGSQATAAYGAVTQIVNYVQFPALSIAITASILGAQAIGAGRLERIGPILRTGLLINLCLTGGLILLGYLLSHWLLGLFITDDAARINAEHLLHIMLWSILVFGFQAVIGGIMRASGVVLMPVAISIFCVLGVELPMAYLFNAHFGLEGVWMAFPVTYLAMLALQTTYFRLVWRHKQIKRLV, from the coding sequence ATGGAAGTCACCCAACAACGGCCGTTGTGGCAGATCTACCTGATCTTTTTGGCACCGATGGTGCTGTCCAACTTCCTGCAGAGTTTTTCCGGCACGCTCAATGGCATCTATGTCGGGCAAATGCTCGGTACCCAGGCGTTGGCGGCGGTGTCGGGGATGTTTCCCATCGTCTTCTTCTTTATTGCGCTGGTGATCGGCCTGGGCGCGGGGGCCTCGGTGCTGATCGGCCAGGCTTGGGGCGCCCAGGAAACCGGGATGGTCAAGGCCATCACCGGGGCCACCTTGACCCTCGGCGCGCTGGTGGGCTTGATCGCGGCGGTACTCGGCAGCCTGTTCGCGCGCCCGGCCTTGCAGGCACTGGGCACCCCCATCGATGTGCTGGATGACGCGGTGGGTTATGCCCAGATGATGATGCTGATCATGCCGCTGCTGCTGGTGTTTATCCTCTACACCCAACTGTTGCGCGGGGTGAGCGACACGGTTTCGCCGTTGTTGGCGCTGATGGTCTCGACCCTGGTCGGCCTGCTGCTGACCCCGGCGCTGATCCGCGGCTGGGTTGGCTTGCCGCCGATGGGCATCCAGAGTGCGGTGTATGCCGGGCTGGCGGGTAACGCGTCGGCGATGCTGTTTCTGATCCTGCGCCTGCGTCATAAAAACCATGTGATGGCGCCGGATCGTGAACTGCTTGCGGCCTTGCGTCTGGATCGGGTGATTCTAGGCAAGGTGCTACGCATCGGACTGCCTACCGGTTTGCAGATGGTGGTGCTGTCGCTGTCGGAATTGGTCATCCTCGCCCTGGTCAACAGCCATGGTTCACAAGCCACGGCGGCCTATGGCGCGGTCACCCAAATCGTCAACTATGTGCAATTCCCGGCGCTGTCGATTGCCATTACCGCGTCGATCCTGGGCGCCCAGGCGATTGGTGCCGGTCGACTGGAACGCATCGGGCCGATCCTGCGTACGGGGTTGCTGATCAACCTGTGCCTGACAGGTGGCCTGATCCTGCTGGGCTACCTGTTATCCCACTGGTTGCTGGGCTTGTTCATCACGGACGACGCCGCACGGATCAACGCCGAACACCTGCTGCATATCATGCTATGGAGCATCCTGGTGTTCGGCTTCCAGGCGGTGATCGGCGGGATCATGCGTGCCAGCGGCGTGGTGCTGATGCCGGTGGCGATCTCGATTTTCTGCGTGCTGGGCGTTGAACTGCCAATGGCGTATCTGTTCAACGCGCATTTCGGCCTGGAAGGGGTGTGGATGGCGTTTCCCGTGACGTACCTGGCGATGCTGGCATTGCAGACGACGTACTTTCGGTTGGTGTGGCGGCACAAGCAGATCAAGCGGCTGGTGTGA
- a CDS encoding MFS transporter: protein MANPYAELFQAPGARAFVLAGMLARMPVSMAGIGLITMLSQVHGGYGLAGSVAAIFALATAFCAPQVSRLVDRYSQGRVLPIAALIGGGALLLLLLCTRFQAPSWTLFLFAALAGCMPNMSAMVRARWTALYRGQPKLQTAFALESVLDEVCFIIGPPISVGLSVVLFPEAGPLVAALLLAVGVTVFVLQRATEPPVHEHQGHHGRWLIASPSVLILMILLLAMGVIVGVVDVVSVAFAQQQGQPAAASIVLSVYAIGSCLAGLAFGALKLKAPLPRQFLCCGMATALTTLPLLLVTNIPGLAVAIFVSGLFFAPTLIVSMALVEQIVPPSRLTEGMTWLITGLSIGVAIGAASCGWMIDQFGAASGFWVSLAAGAVVLGAAVLGYRRLG, encoded by the coding sequence ATGGCAAACCCCTACGCCGAATTGTTCCAGGCGCCCGGTGCCCGGGCTTTTGTACTTGCCGGGATGCTGGCACGCATGCCCGTGTCCATGGCCGGTATCGGCCTGATCACCATGCTCTCGCAGGTCCACGGCGGTTATGGCTTGGCCGGGTCGGTGGCGGCGATATTTGCCCTGGCTACGGCATTCTGCGCGCCGCAGGTGTCACGGCTGGTCGACCGCTACAGCCAGGGCAGGGTGCTGCCGATCGCCGCGCTGATCGGTGGCGGGGCGTTGTTGTTGCTGTTGCTGTGTACGCGTTTCCAGGCACCCAGCTGGACGTTGTTCCTGTTCGCCGCTCTGGCCGGTTGCATGCCCAATATGTCGGCGATGGTACGGGCGCGCTGGACCGCGCTGTACCGCGGCCAACCCAAGCTGCAGACCGCGTTTGCCCTGGAGTCGGTGCTCGATGAGGTGTGTTTTATCATCGGCCCACCGATCTCCGTTGGCCTGAGCGTCGTGCTGTTCCCGGAAGCCGGGCCTTTGGTGGCGGCGCTGCTGCTGGCAGTGGGCGTCACCGTCTTTGTGTTGCAACGCGCAACGGAACCGCCGGTGCATGAGCACCAGGGCCATCACGGCCGCTGGTTGATCGCTTCACCGTCGGTACTGATCCTGATGATCCTGCTGTTGGCCATGGGTGTGATCGTCGGCGTGGTGGATGTGGTCAGTGTCGCCTTTGCCCAGCAGCAGGGCCAACCCGCAGCGGCGAGCATTGTGCTGTCGGTGTATGCCATCGGTTCGTGCCTGGCGGGGTTGGCGTTCGGCGCGCTCAAGTTGAAGGCGCCGCTGCCCCGGCAGTTTCTGTGCTGCGGGATGGCCACGGCGTTGACCACCTTGCCACTGCTGTTGGTGACGAACATCCCTGGGTTGGCTGTGGCGATCTTCGTTTCCGGCCTGTTCTTCGCCCCGACGCTGATCGTGTCCATGGCCCTGGTGGAACAAATCGTCCCGCCGAGCCGCCTCACCGAAGGCATGACCTGGCTGATCACCGGTCTCAGTATCGGCGTGGCCATCGGCGCCGCCAGCTGCGGCTGGATGATCGACCAGTTTGGCGCGGCCAGCGGCTTCTGGGTGTCGCTGGCGGCGGGCGCCGTGGTGTTGGGGGCGGCGGTGCTGGGTTATCGGCGACTGGGTTGA
- a CDS encoding FmdB family zinc ribbon protein, with amino-acid sequence MPTYEYACEACGTFTLLRPMAQRNEPSQCPYCEGPGGPLRVSAPALQTLSANQRKAIAGNERSAHAPQTVGEYRENRRHPAGCSCCGTGKKVEPSKANPLGLKTQTGPRPWMISH; translated from the coding sequence ATGCCGACCTACGAATACGCCTGCGAGGCGTGTGGCACTTTCACGCTGCTGCGGCCGATGGCCCAGCGCAACGAGCCCAGCCAGTGTCCGTACTGCGAAGGACCTGGCGGGCCGTTGAGGGTGTCGGCGCCGGCGCTGCAAACGCTGTCGGCCAACCAACGCAAGGCCATCGCCGGCAACGAGCGCAGTGCCCACGCACCGCAGACCGTCGGCGAATACCGGGAGAACCGTCGCCATCCGGCCGGATGCAGTTGCTGCGGCACCGGTAAAAAAGTCGAGCCGAGCAAGGCCAACCCCTTGGGCCTCAAGACCCAGACCGGGCCACGGCCTTGGATGATCAGTCACTAG
- a CDS encoding ATP-binding protein, translating to MQSPPGTQRIVKIRRDYNTWVADETMEDYALRYTPKSFRKWSELRIANTALGAVSFLALEAIGGVLALSYGFTNTFWAILAISLVVFLTGLPISYYAARYGVDMDLLTRGAGFGYIGSTITSLIYASFTFLFFALEAAIMALALELYFHIPLAFAYVICSLLVIPLVAYGVTLISRLQLWTQPLWLLLLVLPYGFVWWKNPDAFSDWTSFVGRSGDGGGFNLLAFCAACTVALSLVTQIGEQVDYLRFLPEKTAANRKRWWAALLCSGPGWIIPGALKMFGGAFLAFLALQHEIPMERAAEPTQMYLVAFRYVFSSPEWALGAMVLFVFISQMKINLTNAYAGSLAWSNFFARVTHSHPGRVVWLVFNVAIALMLMELGVFDVIDQVLGLYANIAIAWIGTLVADLVINKPLGLSPKHIEFKRAHLYDINPVGVGSMLIASLLSILAHFGLFGALAQAAPPFVALGTALIMAPLLAWLTKGKYYIARSSDVRLIHPVAPATHAVCGLCSNPFETADMAFCPAYSTPICSLCCSLDARCGDRCKPHARLVSQFEGVLRWLLPNTLMPRLHTRLAHYLGLLLVLVLLLAGALALIYVQAAQGLPHSETLYQAFFKAFLTLSVLAAVLAWWVVLTRESRRVAQQESDRQTLLLMQEIDAHSLTDQALQQAKEASEAANAAKSRYVTGLSHELRTPLNSILGFTQILQRDSAMPEQHQDALATILRSGSHLLSLIDGLLDVAKIEAGKLRLELTEIPFPELIHDLEQMFTPQAQDKGLRFRLDCVGKIPAVVRGDEKRVRQILINLLGNAVNFTDSGEVCLRVSYMRETANFEIIDTGIGIDPGQIERIFQPFERGDLMRQDNGVGLGLTITRMLTALMGGELRVTSELDKGTCFQVRLFLSQVRAPQAVVHVEHDIIGYQGERRRILVVDDHVDHRKVLSGMLTPLGFEVIQASNGQDAIRQVALLAPDLILMDLSMPTLDGWETSRLIRRNALSTAPIIVISANAFTDDRERSIAAACNDYLAKPVRTPELLGCLQQHLGLQWVRRTKSLVPPPPPSVLPSADDLAVLAELSAIGYVRGLHEKLDTILAQRPDVEPFITQVRGLLKGFRLDELNRTLKEAEDECSHPQH from the coding sequence GTGCAATCCCCTCCCGGCACCCAGCGCATCGTCAAGATCCGCCGCGACTACAACACCTGGGTCGCCGACGAGACCATGGAAGACTATGCCCTGCGCTACACGCCCAAATCCTTTCGCAAATGGTCGGAACTGCGCATTGCCAACACCGCCCTGGGCGCGGTGTCGTTCCTCGCATTGGAAGCCATCGGTGGTGTATTGGCCCTGAGCTACGGCTTCACCAACACTTTCTGGGCGATCCTTGCCATCAGCCTGGTGGTCTTCCTGACCGGCCTGCCCATCAGCTATTACGCGGCGCGCTACGGCGTGGACATGGACCTGCTGACCCGTGGAGCCGGCTTCGGTTATATCGGCTCGACCATCACCTCCCTGATCTACGCCAGCTTCACCTTCCTGTTCTTCGCCCTGGAAGCGGCGATCATGGCCCTGGCCCTGGAGTTGTATTTCCATATACCGCTGGCCTTTGCCTATGTGATCTGCTCGTTGCTGGTGATCCCGCTGGTGGCCTACGGCGTGACCCTGATCAGCCGCCTGCAACTGTGGACGCAACCGTTGTGGCTGCTGTTGCTGGTGCTGCCGTACGGCTTCGTGTGGTGGAAAAACCCCGATGCCTTCAGCGACTGGACCAGTTTTGTCGGGCGCAGCGGCGATGGCGGCGGTTTCAACCTGTTGGCGTTCTGCGCCGCCTGTACCGTGGCGCTGTCGCTGGTGACGCAGATCGGCGAACAGGTGGACTACCTGCGCTTCCTGCCGGAAAAAACCGCGGCCAACCGCAAGCGCTGGTGGGCCGCCCTGCTCTGCTCCGGCCCCGGCTGGATTATCCCGGGCGCGTTGAAGATGTTTGGCGGGGCGTTCCTGGCCTTTCTCGCCCTGCAACATGAAATCCCCATGGAGCGCGCCGCCGAGCCGACCCAGATGTACCTGGTCGCCTTCCGCTATGTGTTCAGCTCGCCGGAATGGGCCCTCGGCGCAATGGTGCTGTTCGTGTTCATTTCACAGATGAAGATCAACCTGACCAACGCCTACGCCGGCTCCCTGGCCTGGTCGAATTTCTTCGCCCGCGTGACCCACAGCCACCCTGGGCGCGTGGTGTGGCTGGTGTTCAACGTGGCGATCGCGCTGATGCTGATGGAGCTGGGCGTGTTCGATGTGATCGACCAGGTGCTGGGCTTGTACGCCAATATTGCGATTGCCTGGATCGGCACGTTGGTGGCCGACCTGGTGATCAATAAACCCTTGGGGCTGTCACCCAAACATATCGAGTTCAAGCGCGCGCATCTGTACGACATCAACCCGGTGGGCGTCGGCTCGATGCTGATTGCCTCGCTGCTGTCGATCCTCGCCCACTTCGGCCTGTTTGGCGCCCTGGCACAGGCGGCGCCGCCCTTCGTGGCGCTGGGCACGGCATTGATCATGGCGCCCCTGTTGGCCTGGCTGACGAAGGGCAAGTACTACATCGCGCGCAGCAGCGACGTGCGCTTGATTCACCCGGTTGCACCGGCGACCCATGCCGTGTGCGGGCTGTGCAGTAACCCGTTCGAGACCGCCGACATGGCGTTCTGCCCGGCCTACAGCACGCCGATCTGCTCGTTGTGTTGCTCGCTGGATGCGCGCTGTGGCGACCGCTGCAAACCCCATGCGCGATTGGTCAGCCAGTTCGAAGGCGTATTGCGCTGGTTGCTGCCCAACACGCTGATGCCGCGCCTGCATACGCGGCTGGCCCATTACCTGGGGCTGCTGTTGGTCCTGGTGTTGCTGCTCGCCGGCGCCTTGGCCTTGATCTACGTGCAGGCCGCCCAAGGGTTGCCGCATTCGGAGACGTTGTACCAGGCGTTCTTCAAGGCGTTCCTCACCCTCTCGGTGCTGGCCGCCGTGCTCGCCTGGTGGGTGGTGCTGACCCGCGAAAGCCGCCGCGTCGCCCAGCAGGAATCCGACCGCCAGACCCTGTTGCTGATGCAGGAAATCGACGCCCACAGCCTCACCGACCAGGCCTTGCAACAGGCCAAGGAAGCCTCGGAAGCGGCCAACGCCGCCAAAAGCCGCTACGTCACCGGCTTGTCCCACGAACTGCGCACGCCGCTCAACAGCATCCTCGGTTTCACCCAGATCCTGCAGCGTGACAGCGCCATGCCCGAGCAGCACCAGGACGCACTGGCGACCATCCTGCGCAGTGGCTCGCACTTGCTGTCGCTGATCGATGGCCTGCTCGATGTGGCGAAGATCGAGGCCGGCAAGCTGCGCCTGGAGCTGACGGAAATCCCCTTCCCCGAACTGATCCACGACCTGGAGCAGATGTTCACCCCCCAGGCCCAGGACAAGGGCCTGCGCTTTCGCCTGGACTGCGTGGGCAAGATCCCGGCGGTGGTGCGCGGCGATGAAAAACGCGTGCGCCAGATCCTGATCAACCTGCTGGGCAACGCGGTGAATTTCACCGACAGCGGCGAAGTGTGCCTGCGGGTCAGCTACATGCGCGAGACGGCCAATTTTGAAATCATCGACACCGGTATCGGTATTGATCCGGGGCAGATCGAGCGGATTTTCCAGCCGTTCGAGCGCGGCGACCTGATGCGCCAGGACAACGGCGTGGGCCTGGGGCTGACCATTACGCGCATGCTCACTGCCTTGATGGGTGGCGAATTACGCGTGACCAGCGAGCTGGACAAGGGCACCTGCTTCCAGGTGCGGCTGTTCCTGTCGCAGGTGCGCGCGCCGCAAGCGGTGGTGCATGTGGAACACGACATCATCGGCTATCAAGGCGAGCGCCGACGCATCCTGGTGGTGGACGACCATGTGGACCACCGCAAGGTGCTCAGCGGCATGCTCACGCCGTTGGGCTTCGAGGTGATCCAGGCGAGCAACGGCCAGGACGCCATTCGCCAGGTGGCGTTGCTGGCGCCGGACCTGATCCTGATGGACCTGTCGATGCCGACCCTGGACGGCTGGGAGACCAGCCGGCTGATCCGGCGCAATGCGCTGTCCACCGCGCCGATCATCGTGATTTCGGCCAACGCGTTTACCGACGATCGCGAACGCAGCATCGCCGCCGCCTGCAACGACTACCTGGCCAAGCCAGTGCGTACCCCGGAGCTGCTCGGGTGCCTGCAACAGCACCTGGGCTTGCAGTGGGTACGGCGCACCAAGAGCCTGGTCCCGCCGCCGCCACCCAGCGTGCTGCCCAGCGCCGACGACCTCGCGGTACTCGCCGAACTCAGCGCCATTGGCTATGTGCGTGGCCTGCACGAAAAACTCGATACGATCCTTGCCCAGCGCCCCGACGTAGAGCCGTTCATCACTCAAGTCCGCGGGCTGCTCAAGGGTTTTCGCCTGGATGAACTCAACCGAACCCTCAAGGAGGCCGAAGATGAATGCTCTCACCCGCAGCACTGA
- a CDS encoding type II toxin-antitoxin system HicB family antitoxin → MNNQLKYNGYIGSIEASLEDNCLFGKILFIKALVSYEGKTVAELDAAFREAVDDYLATCQTLGQTPEKPCKGSFNVRVGHDLHLAAALAATRKKVTLNDLTRQALNEFLQHHGADPAIG, encoded by the coding sequence GTGAACAACCAACTGAAATACAACGGTTACATCGGCTCTATCGAAGCCAGCCTCGAAGACAACTGCCTGTTCGGCAAAATCCTCTTCATCAAGGCGCTGGTCAGCTATGAAGGGAAAACCGTCGCCGAGTTGGACGCGGCCTTCCGCGAGGCCGTGGATGACTATCTCGCGACCTGCCAGACCCTGGGGCAAACCCCGGAGAAGCCATGCAAAGGCTCGTTCAATGTGCGGGTCGGCCATGACCTGCACCTGGCCGCGGCCCTGGCGGCAACCCGTAAGAAAGTCACGCTCAACGACCTGACGCGCCAGGCGTTGAACGAGTTCCTGCAACACCACGGCGCAGACCCGGCGATCGGTTGA
- a CDS encoding LysR family transcriptional regulator produces the protein MNRNDLRRVDMNLLVIFEALMFEKNLTRVAEKLFMGQPAVSAALGRLRDLFDDPLLLRNGRGMEPTPRAVAILKELQPAMDTISSAVSRAKDFDPSTSCAVFRIGLSDDAEFGLFPPLLSQLREEAPGIIVVVRRANYLLMSSLLASGEITVGVSYTTDLPANAKRKKLRDIPCKVLRGDAGTEPLTLDDYCERPHAMVSFSGDLSGNIDLDLARIGRARRVVLAVPQFSGLRALLAGTQIIATVPDYAACALTEGTALRAEDPPFAIDAAELSMVWSGVHDNDPAERWLRGRITEHMARAI, from the coding sequence ATGAACCGCAACGACCTGCGCCGCGTCGACATGAACCTGCTGGTGATTTTCGAGGCCCTGATGTTTGAGAAGAACCTGACCCGGGTCGCCGAAAAACTCTTCATGGGCCAGCCGGCGGTCAGCGCGGCCCTGGGCCGTTTGCGCGACCTGTTCGACGACCCGTTGCTGCTGCGCAACGGGCGGGGCATGGAGCCCACGCCACGCGCGGTGGCGATACTCAAGGAGCTGCAACCGGCCATGGACACCATTTCAAGCGCGGTCAGCCGCGCCAAGGATTTCGACCCGTCCACCAGTTGCGCGGTGTTTCGCATTGGCCTGTCCGACGATGCTGAGTTCGGCCTGTTTCCGCCGTTGCTCAGCCAACTGCGCGAAGAGGCGCCGGGGATCATCGTGGTGGTGCGCCGGGCCAATTACCTGTTGATGTCGTCGTTGCTGGCCAGTGGCGAAATCACTGTGGGGGTCAGCTACACCACGGATCTGCCGGCCAATGCCAAGCGCAAGAAGCTGCGGGATATCCCCTGCAAGGTGTTGCGTGGCGATGCCGGTACAGAACCTCTGACCCTGGATGACTATTGTGAACGGCCCCATGCGATGGTGTCGTTCTCGGGTGACTTGAGCGGCAATATCGACCTGGACCTGGCCCGCATCGGCCGCGCGCGCCGGGTGGTACTGGCGGTGCCGCAGTTCAGCGGCCTGCGTGCACTGCTGGCGGGTACGCAGATTATTGCGACGGTGCCGGATTACGCCGCCTGTGCATTGACCGAGGGCACGGCGTTGCGCGCCGAAGACCCGCCGTTTGCGATCGACGCGGCGGAGTTGTCAATGGTGTGGAGCGGAGTGCATGACAACGACCCGGCAGAGCGCTGGTTGCGCGGGCGGATTACCGAGCATATGGCGCGGGCGATCTGA
- the fmdA gene encoding formamidase → MTETLIKVDLNQPVTENEQIHNRWHPDIPMACWVKPGDDFILETYDWTAGAIKNNDDASDVRDVDLSTVHYLSGPVGVHGAEPGDLLVVDLLDIGAKADSQWGFNGFFSRQNGGGFLTDHFPSAQKAIWDFKGMFTSSRHIPGVNFAGLIHPGLIGCLPDPVMLADWNRREQELIDTNPTRVPPLANAPLAATAHMGKLKGQARDDAAATGARTVPPREHGGNCDIKDLSRGSKIFFPVYVNGAGLSVGDLHFSQGDGEITFCGAIEMAGWVHMKVELIKGGMAKYGIKNPVFKPSPITPNYKNYLIFEGISVDEQGQQHYLDVNIAYRQACLNAINYLTKFGYSPAQGYALLGSAPVQGHISGVVDIPNACATLWLPTEIFEFDINPTANGPTKYLDGSIDLPIAPDL, encoded by the coding sequence ATGACCGAAACGCTGATCAAAGTCGACCTCAACCAGCCCGTCACCGAGAACGAGCAGATCCATAACCGCTGGCACCCGGATATCCCGATGGCGTGCTGGGTGAAGCCGGGCGATGATTTCATCCTCGAGACCTACGACTGGACCGCCGGCGCGATCAAGAACAACGACGACGCCAGCGATGTGCGCGATGTGGACCTGTCCACCGTGCATTACCTGTCTGGCCCGGTGGGGGTGCACGGCGCCGAGCCGGGTGACTTGCTGGTGGTGGACTTGCTCGATATCGGCGCCAAGGCCGACTCCCAGTGGGGTTTCAACGGTTTTTTCTCGCGGCAGAACGGGGGTGGGTTCCTCACTGACCATTTTCCCAGCGCACAAAAGGCCATCTGGGATTTCAAGGGCATGTTCACGAGTTCACGGCATATCCCAGGGGTGAATTTCGCGGGCTTGATCCACCCGGGCCTGATTGGCTGCCTGCCCGACCCGGTGATGCTTGCCGACTGGAACCGCCGCGAGCAGGAACTGATCGACACCAACCCCACCCGCGTGCCGCCGCTGGCCAACGCACCGTTGGCCGCCACCGCGCATATGGGCAAGCTCAAGGGCCAGGCCCGTGACGATGCGGCCGCGACCGGCGCGCGCACCGTGCCACCGCGTGAGCATGGCGGCAACTGCGATATCAAGGATTTGTCCCGTGGCTCGAAGATTTTCTTCCCGGTCTATGTCAACGGCGCCGGGCTGTCGGTGGGCGACCTGCACTTCAGCCAGGGCGACGGTGAAATCACCTTTTGCGGCGCTATCGAAATGGCCGGCTGGGTGCATATGAAAGTCGAGCTGATCAAGGGCGGCATGGCCAAGTACGGGATCAAGAACCCGGTGTTCAAGCCGAGCCCGATCACCCCGAACTACAAGAACTACCTGATCTTCGAAGGCATCTCGGTGGACGAGCAGGGCCAGCAGCACTACCTGGACGTCAACATCGCCTACCGCCAGGCCTGCTTGAACGCGATCAACTACCTGACCAAGTTCGGCTATTCGCCGGCCCAGGGTTATGCGTTGCTCGGCTCGGCACCGGTGCAGGGGCATATCAGCGGTGTGGTGGATATTCCGAATGCCTGCGCGACCTTGTGGTTGCCCACGGAGATCTTCGAGTTCGACATCAACCCCACCGCCAACGGCCCGACGAAATACCTCGACGGCAGCATCGACCTGCCCATTGCCCCGGACCTGTAG
- a CDS encoding helix-turn-helix domain-containing protein, with the protein MARLEHCAPRLSSIGGLCPRRERIAKQLILANLGESLAIADLAQACALSRSHFSRAFKCTTGLSPQEWIRQQRIQRAKELIIGSALSLTQISLECGFCDQAHFCHIFTRSEGVNPMTWRNHQLRRKQVIAA; encoded by the coding sequence ATGGCCCGACTTGAGCACTGTGCTCCACGCTTATCCTCCATCGGTGGCCTCTGCCCCCGACGCGAGCGTATCGCCAAGCAACTGATCCTCGCCAACCTTGGCGAAAGCCTGGCAATCGCCGACCTCGCCCAAGCCTGCGCCTTGTCGCGCAGCCATTTTTCCCGCGCATTCAAGTGCACCACGGGGCTGTCGCCCCAGGAGTGGATACGCCAGCAGCGCATCCAGCGCGCCAAGGAACTGATCATCGGCTCCGCGCTGAGCCTGACGCAAATCAGCCTGGAATGTGGGTTCTGCGACCAGGCGCACTTCTGTCATATCTTCACCCGCAGCGAAGGGGTGAACCCGATGACCTGGCGAAATCACCAATTGCGCCGCAAGCAGGTGATTGCCGCCTAG
- a CDS encoding DUF2239 family protein, protein MPAHITPQCSAFVRHQRVAAGSYAQVAAALVDLGLSAGSFLVFDDATGTQVDYPWPAGYAPERPAPTDTDDEPPAVPTVGRPKLGVVAREVTLLPRHWAWLGQQRGGASAALRRLVDEARNVHACRDQMRHAKEASYRFMSAIGGDLPGFEDAARALFAQDAADFSKQIAHWPVDVQTYLAWLSRNAFTA, encoded by the coding sequence ATGCCTGCACACATCACTCCCCAATGCAGCGCCTTTGTTCGTCACCAACGCGTGGCGGCCGGTTCCTATGCCCAGGTGGCTGCCGCCCTGGTTGACCTTGGCCTGTCGGCGGGCAGTTTCCTGGTCTTTGACGACGCCACCGGCACCCAGGTCGACTATCCCTGGCCGGCAGGTTATGCGCCGGAACGACCCGCACCGACAGACACCGATGACGAGCCCCCCGCGGTGCCCACGGTCGGGCGCCCAAAGCTGGGCGTGGTCGCGCGGGAAGTCACCTTGCTGCCTCGCCACTGGGCGTGGTTGGGCCAGCAGCGTGGCGGCGCTTCGGCCGCGTTGCGCCGATTGGTCGATGAAGCGCGCAATGTCCATGCCTGCCGTGATCAAATGCGCCATGCCAAGGAGGCCAGCTATCGCTTCATGAGCGCCATTGGCGGCGACCTGCCGGGTTTCGAGGATGCCGCGCGGGCGCTGTTTGCCCAGGATGCGGCGGACTTTTCCAAGCAGATCGCGCACTGGCCGGTAGACGTGCAGACGTACCTGGCCTGGCTGTCGCGCAACGCTTTTACTGCCTGA
- a CDS encoding type II toxin-antitoxin system HicA family toxin — translation MSKNEKLLAKLLNEHMTFTWPELVTLLRRLGYTQIEGAGSRVKFDIGDPTAMITLHKPHPGNELKHYIRRQVIEQLRSGDLIQ, via the coding sequence GTGTCCAAAAATGAAAAGCTGCTCGCCAAACTGCTCAATGAACACATGACATTCACCTGGCCCGAGCTCGTCACGCTGCTGCGTCGGCTTGGCTACACACAAATCGAGGGGGCGGGAAGCCGCGTCAAGTTCGACATCGGCGACCCCACGGCAATGATCACCTTGCACAAGCCTCACCCCGGCAACGAACTGAAACACTACATTCGTCGCCAGGTCATCGAACAATTGAGATCAGGAGACCTGATTCAGTGA